A region of Anolis sagrei isolate rAnoSag1 chromosome 2, rAnoSag1.mat, whole genome shotgun sequence DNA encodes the following proteins:
- the LOC137096201 gene encoding uncharacterized protein: protein MQAVDYVARKHLKMATDHFLESNGRPCGELVCAVLNSQYCCLEAALDLFLAKVKEGPWLAQEGEEQGGPAWDAATARATRAIGGIVKHIKESCRLEGWFLELLLALVTNFIEVTRPGLEAPSRNRSSGYVPPGELAKIVSVLVKRVAWVSHNETSEKMFEDPSVCPEGMALQLQSLLKSSSSLLRHLSSTWEEEAPLEHSAGVVAFYIQLLHIGQRPHSPEKTWTLLTAWLQHRSLAVQHQSRQGLLLLCKTYRETMGLKELLVGVTAGLQSPHHNITLEFLDLAGRLEPLLQEEDRGPAKVHLAAVYRLLFHHEAAKIRKAALECFKHLLWRPEDPNQERQTIHGLLAVLVHVEDEDEEVAKAARETLREVAQVLGWHLEESVLARDTFSLQELLHKISKRLIQHCSSRWELEEKVYGFPLFFKSQHPSAKKAAAMLLGHLLHKIGSIATQSNVCTFEAWLIFLLADHDPEVRRVGWETKAILARTSALHSRHGLQAALRRLVAASRRQRYPPEYAKDPPT from the exons ATGCAAGCAGTGGACTACGTGGCCCGCAAACACCTCAAGATGGCCACGGACCACTTTCTGGAGTCCAATGGGAG GCCTTGTGGTGAATTAGTATGCGCCGTACTAAATTCACAGTATTGTTGCCTGGAGGCGGCGCTGGACCTGTTCCTGGCCAAGGTGAAGGAGGGCCCTTGGCTGGCCCAGGAGGGCGAGGAACAGGGCGGCCCTGCTTGGGATGCGGCCACG GCAAGAGCGACGCGGGCCATCGGCGGGATCGTGAAGCACATCAAGGAGAGCTGTCGCCTGGAGGGGTGGTTCCTGGAGCTTCTGctcgccttggtgaccaactTCATCGAGGTCACAAGGCCTGGGTTGGAGGCACCCAGCAGGAACCGGAGCAGTGGCTACGTTCCTCCAGG AGAATTGGCGAAGATCGTCTCCGTGCTAGTGAAGAGGGTGGCCTGGGTGTCCCACAACGAGACCTCCGAAAAGATGTTCGAAGATCCCAGCGTCTGCCCCGAGGGGATGGCCCTCCAATTGCA GAGCCTCCTCAagtcctcttcttcccttctccggCACCTGAGTTCCACCTGGGAGGAAGAAGCGCCGCTGGAGCATTCAGCCGGCGTGGTGGCCTTCTATATTCAG ttaCTGCACATCGGCCAGCGCCCTCACTCCCCGGAGAAGACCTGGACGCTGCTCACAGCCTGGCTCCAACATCGCAGCCTGGCTGTCCAACATCAGAGCAGGCAGGGCCTTCTCCTGCTCTGCAAGACCTACAGGGAG ACCATGGGCCTTAAGGAGCTCCTGGTCGGGGTCACTGCGGGGCTGCAATCCCCCCACCACAACATCACCTTGGAGTTCCTGGACCTGGCTGGCCGGCTGGAGCCCTTGCTTCAGGAAGAAGACCGGGGCCCCGCGAAGGTTCACCTGGCTGCCGTCTACCGCCTTCTCTTCCACCAC GAGGCGGCCAAGATCCGGAAGGCAGCCCTGGAATGCTTCAAGCATCTTCTCTGGCGCCCAGAAGATCCCAATCAGGAGCGCCAGACCATCCATGGCCTCCTGGCGGTGCTGGTGCACGTGGAAGATGAGGATGAGGAGGTTGCCAAG GCTGCGAGGGAGACCCTCCGGGAGGTGGCGCAGGTCCTCGGATGGCACCTGGAGGAGAGCGTTCTGGCGCGGGACACCTTCAGCCTGCAGGAGCTGCTGCACAAGATATCCAAGCGCCTG ATCCAGCACTGCAGCTCCAGGTGGGAGTTGGAGGAGAAGGTGTATGGCTTCCCGCTTTTCTTTAAGAGCCAACATCCATCAGCAAAGAaggcggcagccatgttgctgg gtCACCTGCTTCACAAGATCGGCAGCATTGCGACCCAGAGTAACGTCTGCACCTTCGAGGCCT gGCTGATCTTCCTCCTTGCCGACCATGACCCTGAAGTCAGGCGAGttggctgggagaccaaggccatcCTCGCCAGGACCTCCGCCCTCCACTCCCGGCACGGACTGCAAGCTGCTCTTCGGCGCTTGGTGGCGGCCAGCAGGCGACAGAGGTACCCGCCAGAGTACGCCAAGGACCCACCCACCTGA